Proteins encoded within one genomic window of Ranitomeya variabilis isolate aRanVar5 chromosome 4, aRanVar5.hap1, whole genome shotgun sequence:
- the LOC143764927 gene encoding uncharacterized protein LOC143764927, with the protein MDQVVIRRLWAEVAKSLWDGFDSASAKDKGNFLKKLRTRWRSMKDRFNKGLRAEEEQSRSGAAATKSVPYKYNRALQFLRPVLGRRQTHSSTLQRARPCEAELHGSPSDPSQPSHSDSRLAPPSSGEPAAGTSGFPLPEASGAPSFGNSRQCQRASDRSVMPEFLHLSTVFQNGFKALRDQMSSMERRLENLEAELSNPAKHFLSTIAKGMVENLTPELQISVMQDCNNSYVRALQQARVMQSATLPVVPSLASMTPTPAAESLQPPHPGPSAGRRHHRHHTSVRPTPAPARPSSSRRSASGGDAAEGRKKKKNT; encoded by the exons atggaccaggtggtgatcaggcgtttgtgggcagaggtggcaaagtcgctgtgggatggctttgacagtgcctccgccaaggacaaaggcaactttc tgaaaaagttgaggaccagatggcgatccatgaaggaccgtttcaataaggggctgcgtgctgaggaggagcaatcgaggagtggtgctgctgcgaccaagtcggtgccctacaaatataacagggcactacagttcctaagaccggtccttggccgccgaca gacacacagcagcaccctccagcgagctcgcccctgtgaagcggaacttcatggatcgccatctgacccgtcacagccctcccacagcgacagcaggcttgcaccaccatcatctggagaaccggctgccggtacatcaggttttcccctgcccgaggcctctggcgcaccttcattcgggaattcccgacagtgcCAGCGtgcctcggacaggtcagtcatgcccgaatttttgcacttgagcacggtgttccagaacggtttcaaggcgttgagagatcaaatgtccagtatggaacggcgccttgaaaacctggaagccgagctctcaaatccggcaaagcattttttaagtacaattgctaaaggcatggtggaaaaccttacgccggaactccagatttcggtgatgcaggactgcaacaattcttacgtgagggctctgcagcaggctcgggtcatgcagtcagcgacactgcccgtagtgccgtcgctggctagcatgactccgactcctgctgcagagtcactccagccaccccaccctggtccaagtgccgggcgacgccaccacaggcaccatactagtgtgcggcccactcctgctcctgccagaccctcatcctcccgtaggagtgcttctgggggagatgccgcagaaggcaggaaaaaaaaaaaaaacacataa